One window of Cellulomonas shaoxiangyii genomic DNA carries:
- a CDS encoding type IV pilus modification PilV family protein, whose protein sequence is MSRAREALRRDAGTTMSELVVVMFILSIVVIATLTLTIGFERSNAQNVARQDQIDAGRSAIDRLTRTLRVAIKPSQLSASCTSCSADTFVSGSAFGVQFYANIDNPRSAPIGPSRVTYAITTTGGRTVLTERVQRPDSATPTSSGWTYCNAEAASASAVCRDRLRSQVLARDVRGTGTALFTYYDENGAVLPLTAGALSSADLKRVLAVELHLTVMSDVSVAPRPTTFVQRVLLTNSQVILRPNPGATP, encoded by the coding sequence GTGAGCCGGGCGCGCGAGGCGCTGCGCCGGGACGCGGGGACGACGATGTCGGAGCTCGTCGTGGTGATGTTCATCCTGTCGATCGTGGTGATCGCCACGCTGACGCTGACGATCGGTTTCGAACGCAGCAACGCACAGAACGTGGCTCGCCAAGACCAGATCGACGCCGGCCGCAGCGCCATCGACCGCCTCACCCGCACGCTGCGCGTCGCCATCAAGCCGAGCCAGCTGTCCGCGTCCTGCACCTCCTGCTCCGCCGACACCTTCGTGAGCGGGTCAGCCTTCGGGGTGCAGTTCTACGCCAACATCGACAACCCGCGGAGCGCACCCATCGGCCCGAGCCGCGTGACCTACGCGATCACGACGACCGGGGGCCGCACCGTGCTCACCGAGAGGGTCCAGCGGCCGGACTCGGCCACGCCGACCAGCTCGGGGTGGACGTACTGCAACGCCGAAGCCGCCAGCGCGTCGGCGGTGTGCCGGGACCGACTCCGGAGCCAGGTCCTCGCCCGCGACGTGCGGGGGACCGGCACGGCGCTGTTCACGTACTACGACGAGAACGGGGCGGTTCTACCGCTGACCGCCGGAGCGCTGTCGTCGGCCGACCTCAAGCGGGTGCTGGCGGTCGAGCTGCACCTCACCGTGATGAGCGACGTCAGTGTCGCCCCCCGTCCGACGACCTTCGTCCAGCGCGTCCTGCTGACCAACTCGCAGGTCATCCTGCGCCCGAACCCGGGAGCGACGCCGTGA
- a CDS encoding type IV pilus modification PilV family protein, producing the protein MARTGPHRRLAGDDGMSLLEVVIAAVILGILSTAVLGVIMQTQNANVDSRSRTAAASLAAREIDFVREEFARTTTAPIELAAAGVVSNPHPLPGQVAGQPLVVDSQRYTVTRSAAWNVTGPGRSACEGGSLVDHPTLGVTVSVSWVGMGSTKPVVSHIQLAPPKGTGVATTASFVAVRVVDSKGRVSPGRAVRVTGGAETRSGLTDDVGCAVVAVNPSTTGSNYTVRLTDTGYVDVNGSANPEKTTGSLLPGRLSSTVPFAYDRAATLTVRVVSPDGSLFPDGDLLNRAITVVATESTGASASRSIPVSSAVTTLSGLWPTLYGAYFGSAPPSDGYPTVTLAPGASGELDVVLELARAVVTGLPPGASTLRAVPSGIACTDPSARDVDPDGVEVMPGPWAFYASGPGFDCAAGPAQSLIAGDNGAVPFAPTTLRADAVPPVGVLWAVSASRATGLATCPTPAQAATAVNVDAARAGDLLMPSGDWFVYRTDGAAAGACLGVPAGNYPKALTYGEANVIAWSEALPKVTLRVTNAANLGTSSGYQIILTRTPVVGNCTTTTPAGAVPLPTVNSSTAQGPVDQGRWYVYRHQFRGGGTGNRCAAAAGNPYVLGAGPSYTLRFNAAGVTP; encoded by the coding sequence ATGGCACGCACGGGACCGCACCGCCGCCTCGCGGGCGACGACGGCATGAGCCTCCTCGAGGTCGTCATCGCGGCGGTCATCCTCGGCATCCTCTCGACCGCGGTGCTCGGCGTCATCATGCAGACGCAGAACGCCAACGTCGACAGCCGGTCACGGACCGCCGCGGCGAGCCTCGCCGCGCGGGAGATCGACTTCGTCCGCGAGGAGTTCGCGCGGACGACCACCGCGCCGATCGAGCTCGCCGCGGCCGGCGTCGTGTCGAACCCGCACCCGTTGCCGGGGCAGGTCGCCGGCCAGCCACTCGTCGTGGACAGCCAGCGGTACACCGTCACCCGCTCCGCGGCGTGGAACGTCACCGGTCCGGGCCGCTCCGCGTGCGAGGGGGGCTCGCTCGTCGACCACCCGACGCTCGGCGTGACGGTCTCGGTCAGCTGGGTCGGCATGGGGTCGACGAAGCCGGTCGTGTCGCACATCCAGCTCGCGCCGCCCAAGGGCACGGGCGTCGCCACCACCGCCTCCTTCGTCGCGGTGAGGGTCGTCGACTCGAAGGGACGAGTCAGCCCGGGCCGTGCCGTGCGTGTCACCGGGGGCGCCGAGACCCGCAGCGGCCTCACCGACGACGTCGGCTGCGCGGTCGTGGCGGTCAACCCGTCGACCACGGGCAGCAACTACACGGTCCGCCTCACGGACACCGGCTACGTCGACGTGAACGGCTCGGCGAATCCCGAGAAGACGACCGGCTCGCTCCTGCCCGGCCGCCTGAGCAGCACGGTGCCCTTCGCGTACGACCGCGCCGCCACCCTGACTGTCCGCGTCGTCAGCCCCGACGGCAGCCTGTTCCCCGACGGCGACCTCCTCAACCGCGCCATCACGGTGGTTGCCACCGAGTCGACGGGGGCGTCGGCCAGCAGGTCGATCCCCGTGTCGAGCGCCGTCACCACGCTCAGCGGGCTGTGGCCGACCCTCTACGGCGCCTACTTCGGCAGCGCCCCGCCCAGCGACGGGTACCCGACCGTGACGCTCGCCCCCGGAGCATCCGGTGAGCTCGACGTCGTGCTGGAGCTCGCGCGCGCCGTCGTGACTGGCCTCCCCCCCGGTGCGTCGACGCTGCGGGCGGTGCCGAGCGGCATCGCGTGCACGGACCCGTCGGCCCGCGACGTCGACCCGGACGGCGTCGAGGTCATGCCCGGTCCCTGGGCGTTCTACGCCTCCGGTCCTGGGTTCGACTGCGCGGCCGGACCCGCCCAGTCCCTCATCGCCGGCGACAACGGCGCGGTGCCGTTCGCACCGACGACCCTGCGCGCGGACGCGGTACCGCCGGTCGGCGTGCTCTGGGCCGTCAGCGCGTCGCGCGCGACCGGCCTGGCCACGTGCCCGACCCCGGCCCAGGCGGCGACGGCCGTCAACGTCGACGCAGCGCGTGCCGGTGACCTGCTCATGCCATCCGGTGACTGGTTCGTCTACCGCACCGACGGCGCCGCAGCCGGCGCGTGCCTCGGTGTGCCGGCCGGCAACTACCCCAAGGCCCTGACCTACGGCGAGGCGAACGTGATCGCCTGGTCGGAGGCCCTCCCCAAGGTGACCCTGCGCGTGACGAACGCGGCCAATCTCGGGACCTCGTCGGGCTACCAGATCATCCTCACGCGCACGCCTGTCGTCGGGAACTGCACGACGACGACGCCCGCCGGCGCGGTGCCGCTGCCGACCGTCAACTCGTCGACCGCGCAAGGGCCGGTCGATCAGGGCAGGTGGTACGTCTACCGCCACCAGTTCCGCGGGGGGGGCACGGGGAACCGGTGTGCTGCCGCGGCCGGTAACCCCTACGTCCTCGGCGCCGGCCCGTCCTACACGCTCCGCTTCAACGCCGCCGGGGTGACGCCGTGA
- a CDS encoding prepilin-type N-terminal cleavage/methylation domain-containing protein: MIARIRKAQQENDQGFTLIELLVVIIIIGILSAIAIPVFLNQSRKAVDQAAQADVSAIAKQLATYYIDNDAAVTITPTEGQYVFASDDLSAEGAEPIIVPMSNDEFEVTSPAATANGTDFSITLTFDGGTEGDNATYVYNAATGVTGPTAAAE; the protein is encoded by the coding sequence GTGATCGCACGCATCCGCAAGGCCCAGCAGGAGAACGACCAGGGCTTCACCCTGATCGAGCTCCTCGTCGTCATCATCATCATCGGGATCCTCTCGGCCATCGCCATCCCGGTGTTCCTGAACCAGAGCCGCAAGGCTGTGGACCAGGCCGCCCAGGCGGACGTCTCGGCGATCGCGAAGCAGCTCGCGACGTACTACATCGACAACGACGCTGCCGTGACCATCACGCCGACCGAGGGCCAGTACGTCTTCGCGAGCGACGACCTCTCGGCTGAGGGCGCTGAGCCGATCATCGTCCCGATGAGCAACGACGAGTTCGAGGTCACGAGCCCCGCCGCGACGGCGAACGGCACGGACTTCTCGATCACGCTGACGTTCGACGGTGGTACCGAGGGTGACAACGCCACCTACGTCTACAACGCCGCCACGGGTGTCACCGGCCCGACAGCTGCTGCTGAGTGA